A region of Candidatus Roizmanbacteria bacterium DNA encodes the following proteins:
- a CDS encoding bifunctional 5,10-methylenetetrahydrofolate dehydrogenase/5,10-methenyltetrahydrofolate cyclohydrolase: protein MNIPCGEIAQHLQEELIQRVQSLKNSGISPKLVTILVGSEPEQLSFVNIKKRTGEKIGVEFELVHLAEEPSAEDFKRIVSEKARDPKTTGIIIQHPFPESYNTKEIYQLIPPKKEIEGHHPESTFHFPLSIAVLSGLKYIIAREAGENNPHEVMVNFSEDKDSFYQFLQNKNIVIAGRGITGGAPIAKALEDIGVSFTVAHSQTPDPQEAYKSADIIITATGRKIITPSDLREGVILLNVGLRKENGKLKGDYDEEEIRNIASYYTQTPGGLGPLDVLYLFKNVIEAAKV, encoded by the coding sequence ATGAATATACCCTGTGGCGAAATTGCACAACATCTTCAGGAAGAACTTATTCAAAGAGTGCAGTCGTTAAAAAATTCCGGCATATCTCCCAAACTGGTCACGATTCTTGTCGGTTCTGAGCCCGAACAACTTTCATTTGTTAATATTAAAAAACGCACCGGCGAAAAGATCGGAGTGGAGTTTGAACTTGTTCACCTTGCCGAAGAACCGTCAGCTGAAGATTTCAAACGCATCGTTTCAGAAAAAGCACGGGATCCGAAAACGACGGGAATCATCATTCAGCATCCGTTTCCTGAAAGCTATAACACGAAAGAGATCTATCAGCTTATCCCTCCCAAAAAAGAAATCGAAGGTCATCACCCCGAATCGACTTTTCACTTTCCTCTCAGCATAGCAGTTTTGAGCGGTCTGAAATATATTATCGCAAGAGAGGCAGGGGAGAATAATCCGCATGAGGTTATGGTCAATTTTTCCGAGGATAAAGACTCCTTTTATCAATTTTTGCAGAATAAGAATATTGTCATTGCCGGACGGGGAATCACGGGAGGAGCACCGATTGCAAAAGCACTGGAAGATATCGGCGTTTCATTTACCGTCGCACACTCTCAAACCCCCGATCCGCAGGAAGCATATAAATCCGCAGATATCATCATCACCGCTACGGGAAGAAAGATTATCACACCCTCTGATCTCCGTGAGGGAGTCATCCTTCTGAACGTCGGTCTCAGAAAAGAAAACGGTAAACTGAAAGGGGACTATGATGAAGAGGAAATACGGAATATCGCATCTTATTATACCCAGACCCCCGGCGGACTCGGTCCGCTTGATGTACTGTATCTTTTTAAGAACGTCATTGAAGCAGCCAAGGTATGA
- a CDS encoding tetratricopeptide repeat protein: MRSIMISMGKKKWRNREKKIKEDEKPKSEEMQKIEKYMYPAIITLLVLITYFNAFNNAFVSDDIYGIVNNPAIGQWKNVTSQILKFFQPLLYFLIYQIDPTNPTLFRVFNILVHMGVANLVFILVKRFVNPMAAFIAGALFAVHPILVESVSWISGGIYSWYTFFFLLSFYYYLARDRITWRYYLSVFFFWMSLVVGVPAVVLSGVFILYELSFGNIVKKWMWSLPYFVLSGIYAFLTLKGYGTRVQSLSATNNSAPEVLNPMIQVPVAISEYIRLFLWPDSLTLYQSELSAPPLEYTVRLIVFLTVFGVTVYSFFKNKHVFFGLSIFFLGLLPTLTPISIAWVVAERYAYFSMIGLVYIVGYGLTRIHKRYDGIVYGLLVLAIVALSIRTIVRNNDWDNEDNLWIATVKTSPSDPKSHNNMGDVYARHDDLENAARAFNNAIKLNPGYPDAHHNLGNIYMKQGKTEEAEQLFKRAIELNPGLWQPHQNLGAIYYNQGNYQKALEENLTVLKMNPNQVSAYLNVGVIYFQLGEKEQARRYFEIVLSADPNNQMAQQGIIELNKL; the protein is encoded by the coding sequence ATGCGTAGTATAATGATTTCCATGGGCAAAAAAAAATGGCGCAACAGAGAAAAAAAGATAAAAGAGGATGAAAAACCGAAATCAGAGGAGATGCAGAAAATTGAAAAATACATGTACCCTGCCATTATTACTCTTCTTGTCCTGATAACATATTTTAACGCATTCAATAACGCATTTGTATCGGACGACATCTATGGTATCGTTAACAATCCGGCGATCGGTCAGTGGAAAAATGTGACTTCCCAAATACTTAAATTCTTTCAGCCGCTTCTTTACTTTTTGATTTATCAGATTGATCCCACAAACCCCACATTATTCAGAGTTTTCAACATACTTGTTCATATGGGGGTTGCCAACCTTGTTTTCATTTTGGTCAAGCGGTTTGTCAATCCGATGGCTGCGTTTATTGCCGGAGCTTTATTTGCCGTACATCCGATCCTGGTCGAGTCAGTCTCTTGGATTTCAGGAGGAATTTATTCATGGTATACCTTTTTCTTTTTACTTTCATTCTATTACTATCTCGCAAGGGACCGTATCACATGGCGATATTACCTTTCCGTTTTTTTCTTCTGGATGTCACTTGTCGTCGGCGTTCCGGCAGTTGTCCTTTCGGGAGTTTTTATCTTGTATGAGTTGTCATTCGGGAATATTGTCAAAAAATGGATGTGGTCTCTCCCCTATTTTGTCCTGTCCGGCATATATGCCTTCCTCACGCTTAAAGGATACGGGACCCGGGTCCAATCGCTATCCGCAACCAATAATTCTGCTCCTGAAGTACTCAATCCGATGATACAGGTACCAGTTGCAATTAGTGAATATATCAGACTGTTTTTGTGGCCGGATTCTCTGACACTGTATCAGTCAGAATTGTCAGCGCCGCCTCTTGAATATACGGTGAGACTGATTGTTTTTCTGACGGTATTCGGTGTGACCGTTTATTCATTTTTTAAAAATAAACATGTATTTTTCGGGCTTTCGATTTTTTTCCTTGGATTGTTGCCGACTCTTACACCGATTTCCATCGCGTGGGTTGTTGCGGAGCGGTACGCATATTTCAGTATGATCGGATTGGTATATATTGTCGGATACGGGCTTACACGGATTCATAAACGGTATGACGGCATTGTTTACGGACTGCTGGTTCTTGCCATCGTAGCGTTGTCGATCCGCACAATAGTCAGAAACAACGACTGGGACAATGAAGACAATCTTTGGATCGCCACTGTCAAAACGTCACCTTCGGATCCTAAATCTCACAACAATATGGGTGATGTGTATGCCCGTCACGATGATTTAGAAAATGCCGCCCGGGCATTTAATAATGCCATAAAACTCAATCCCGGATATCCGGATGCACACCACAATCTCGGGAATATTTATATGAAGCAGGGAAAAACTGAAGAAGCCGAACAGTTATTTAAAAGAGCCATCGAACTCAATCCTGGCCTCTGGCAGCCGCATCAAAATCTCGGAGCAATTTATTACAATCAGGGTAATTATCAAAAAGCGCTAGAAGAAAATTTGACAGTGCTCAAGATGAATCCCAATCAAGTCAGCGCTTATCTGAATGTCGGAGTGATTTATTTCCAGCTGGGTGAAAAGGAACAGGCACGTAGGTATTTTGAGATAGTTTTATCAGCCGATCCCAACAACCAAATGGCCCAGCAAGGTATCATTGAATTGAACAAACTCTGA
- the pyk gene encoding pyruvate kinase — MQKLTKIIATIGPSSDSPQMIEKLIKAGVNVFRFNFKHSEVEWHSERIERVNKVAKKLGVHVGTLIDLQGPEIRINMPEDKIKIKKGELLLFGEEVYKGKEKGFSITHPQIIEHLADGQLILADDGYYTFRVVKTGKKTYLRSETTGVLPTRKSMNIPGAEFPFPVLIDRDFEGLKLAARHAIDFIALSMVRSSKDLRTVRREAKKYGVTGKLVAKIETQKALDDIENIVDASDGIMIARGDLGVEIPIERVPYFQKMIIRQCMVQGKFVITATQMLQTMIDNPFPTRAEISDIANAVYDLTDCIMLSGETASGEHPLAAVQVMEKTATFYEPKTDDDIRNKIMFSVRDTTALICDAAYDLYRDYVKANQDVTGFMVFTQTGHTATQLSRYRPKVPIFTFTPTSGVCEALSVNFAVEPTVFSFKDTAEVTQKELARAVSLLKKNGHIKERRGKLIVVHGDQWGRGAGATTIRII, encoded by the coding sequence ATGCAAAAACTAACAAAAATCATCGCAACAATCGGTCCTTCATCTGATTCTCCACAGATGATTGAAAAGCTGATTAAGGCAGGAGTCAATGTATTCCGCTTCAACTTCAAGCACAGTGAGGTCGAATGGCACAGCGAACGCATCGAGCGTGTAAACAAAGTGGCAAAAAAACTGGGTGTTCATGTCGGTACTCTGATTGACCTTCAGGGGCCTGAAATCCGTATTAACATGCCTGAAGACAAGATCAAAATCAAAAAAGGAGAATTGCTTCTTTTTGGTGAGGAAGTCTATAAAGGCAAAGAGAAAGGTTTTTCCATCACTCATCCACAGATAATCGAACACTTAGCAGACGGACAGCTTATTCTTGCAGACGACGGTTATTATACATTCCGCGTTGTCAAGACAGGCAAAAAGACATACCTGAGATCCGAAACGACAGGAGTACTTCCGACCAGAAAGTCCATGAATATCCCGGGAGCAGAGTTTCCGTTTCCCGTTCTTATTGACCGGGATTTTGAGGGGCTGAAACTTGCAGCAAGACACGCAATTGATTTCATAGCTCTTTCTATGGTCCGCAGTTCAAAAGATCTTCGGACGGTCCGACGTGAAGCTAAAAAATACGGAGTGACGGGAAAGCTTGTTGCCAAAATTGAGACTCAAAAAGCATTGGATGATATTGAAAATATCGTTGATGCCAGTGATGGTATTATGATCGCACGAGGTGATTTGGGAGTCGAAATCCCGATTGAGAGGGTCCCGTATTTTCAGAAAATGATCATCAGGCAGTGTATGGTTCAGGGAAAATTTGTAATTACCGCGACCCAGATGCTGCAGACTATGATTGATAACCCCTTCCCCACCCGTGCTGAGATTTCAGACATTGCAAATGCCGTGTATGATCTGACAGACTGTATCATGCTTTCAGGAGAGACCGCAAGCGGTGAGCATCCTCTGGCAGCAGTACAGGTGATGGAGAAAACTGCAACTTTTTATGAACCTAAAACGGATGATGATATCCGAAACAAGATCATGTTCTCAGTGCGGGATACTACCGCCCTTATTTGCGATGCGGCCTATGATCTCTATAGAGATTATGTGAAAGCAAATCAGGATGTGACGGGATTCATGGTATTTACCCAAACTGGACACACTGCAACACAACTTTCCAGATATCGTCCGAAAGTACCGATATTTACTTTCACTCCTACTTCGGGAGTATGTGAGGCTCTCAGTGTGAATTTTGCCGTTGAACCTACAGTGTTCAGCTTCAAAGATACTGCTGAAGTAACTCAAAAAGAGCTCGCGCGGGCTGTGTCACTTCTCAAAAAGAACGGCCACATCAAGGAACGCCGCGGGAAGCTTATCGTAGTCCACGGTGATCAATGGGGACGCGGAGCAGGAGCTACTACTATAAGAATAATTTAA
- a CDS encoding radical SAM protein: MSVAIGYPPLSSKKGVPLLSQNRQFQYFNAPTYIYPMVPAYAASNLKKHGYPVFWMDGIAERKTETQWFAELKEHNPDIFLLETKSPVVKKHWKIIAKMKKLLPDMKIVLVGDHPSYVPYEQFENSKVDYVIKGGDYDFVLVNLLNHLAKGEKLEGGLYWRSTDKSIQADKKEIRKQKLKNGEVIYNSGPPSLKHDLNKLPFVDRDLTKWELYAYANGNYKYTPATYMYSGRDCWWNKCTFCVWDHTINPIGSYRSLTPERLFAEVKHVVDNYGVKEIFDDAGTMFVGNKLKKFCELMIESGYNKKVRYGCNMRFNAIPNQELYDLMGKAGFRFILYGMESGNQKTLDRLEKGTKERDAIMGPAMARKAGLDPHVTIMLGYPWESYEDAKRTIETAKFALKKGYYETIQATIIMPYPGTPLYRECKENDWLLTDDYERFDMREPVMKIPFPKEKLLELEQDLYSTFMTPQYIGRKLLRLRSLHDVKYLFYMAYKFLGHMLDFDPNQTEVKFTSLKFWQNTVKRLFSHFTTSKTAVDEEKERIAASVGR, from the coding sequence ATGTCGGTTGCAATCGGATATCCTCCTCTTTCCTCAAAAAAAGGCGTTCCCCTACTGTCTCAGAACAGGCAGTTTCAGTATTTTAATGCTCCCACGTATATTTATCCTATGGTCCCGGCCTATGCTGCTTCCAATCTGAAAAAGCACGGATATCCCGTTTTCTGGATGGACGGCATTGCCGAAAGAAAGACTGAGACCCAATGGTTTGCGGAACTGAAAGAACATAATCCGGATATTTTCCTTCTCGAAACGAAGTCTCCCGTTGTGAAAAAACACTGGAAGATCATTGCCAAAATGAAAAAGCTGCTTCCTGACATGAAAATTGTGTTGGTCGGAGACCATCCGAGTTATGTACCTTACGAGCAGTTCGAAAACAGCAAGGTAGATTATGTCATAAAAGGTGGTGATTATGATTTTGTTTTGGTGAATCTTTTGAATCATCTTGCAAAAGGTGAAAAACTGGAAGGCGGTTTGTACTGGCGCTCTACTGATAAAAGTATTCAGGCAGACAAGAAAGAAATCCGCAAGCAGAAACTCAAAAACGGCGAAGTAATTTATAATTCAGGACCGCCGTCACTGAAGCATGACTTAAACAAACTTCCTTTCGTGGATCGGGACCTTACCAAGTGGGAGCTTTATGCCTATGCAAACGGAAATTATAAATATACTCCCGCAACATATATGTACAGCGGAAGGGACTGCTGGTGGAATAAATGCACGTTCTGTGTTTGGGATCATACGATAAATCCGATCGGTTCGTATCGCAGCTTGACTCCGGAACGGCTTTTTGCCGAAGTGAAACATGTAGTTGATAATTACGGTGTAAAGGAAATTTTTGATGATGCCGGTACGATGTTTGTCGGAAATAAATTGAAAAAATTCTGTGAGCTGATGATCGAGAGCGGCTACAACAAAAAAGTCCGATACGGATGTAATATGAGATTTAATGCCATTCCGAATCAGGAGTTGTATGACCTGATGGGAAAAGCAGGTTTCCGGTTCATCCTGTACGGTATGGAATCCGGAAACCAAAAGACGCTGGATCGTCTGGAGAAAGGAACGAAAGAACGCGATGCGATCATGGGGCCGGCAATGGCCAGAAAAGCCGGTCTTGATCCGCATGTGACGATCATGCTCGGTTATCCGTGGGAAAGTTACGAAGATGCGAAACGTACCATTGAGACTGCTAAATTTGCTTTAAAAAAAGGATATTATGAAACCATTCAGGCAACGATCATCATGCCGTATCCCGGCACTCCTCTGTATCGTGAATGTAAAGAAAATGACTGGCTTCTGACTGATGACTACGAACGGTTTGATATGCGTGAACCGGTGATGAAAATTCCGTTTCCGAAAGAGAAATTACTGGAGCTTGAACAGGATCTCTACTCTACTTTTATGACACCTCAGTATATCGGACGCAAACTTCTCCGGCTTCGATCGCTGCATGACGTGAAGTATTTGTTTTATATGGCATACAAGTTCCTGGGGCATATGCTTGACTTCGATCCGAATCAGACAGAAGTAAAGTTCACATCGCTGAAGTTTTGGCAGAATACCGTCAAACGATTATTCAGTCACTTTACTACATCAAAAACGGCTGTTGACGAGGAGAAAGAACGGATTGCGGCAAGTGTGGGAAGATGA
- a CDS encoding adenosylhomocysteinase, which yields MKYDVTDIGLAKEGKKRIEWAEKDMPVLRLIREQFKKEKPLKGVKLAACLHVTSETANLMITLKEGGADVYLTASNPLSTNDAVAASLVKDFDVPTFAKKGEDNKTYYSHLYSVLDIYPNQTMDDGADLVGLLHTKYKKQIPEVIGSTEETTTGVIRLKAMEQKGDLKIPVVAVNDNLTKHLFDNRYGTGQSTIDALMRSTNKLIAGSIFVVCGYGWCGRGVAMRARGMGAQVVICEVDPVKALEAVMDGYLVMPLEKAIMNADFVVSVTGGKHIVDEKHLKKAKDGVILAQAGHFDIEINKVALKKLAKKMTRVRPMVDEYDFGNRRVYLVGEGRLVNLAAADGHPASVMDMSFAGQSLAAKYIWDHAKTLEPKVYALPSLIDEEIAALKLASKGISIDKLSKEQKHYLNSWEEGT from the coding sequence ATGAAATACGATGTAACCGATATCGGTTTAGCAAAAGAAGGAAAAAAACGTATTGAATGGGCGGAAAAGGATATGCCCGTTCTCAGACTCATTCGTGAGCAATTTAAGAAAGAAAAGCCGCTGAAAGGAGTAAAACTTGCAGCCTGTCTCCATGTCACGTCTGAAACGGCAAATCTGATGATCACACTGAAAGAAGGCGGTGCCGATGTGTATCTGACTGCCAGTAATCCACTTTCGACTAACGATGCCGTTGCCGCATCACTTGTCAAAGATTTTGATGTACCTACTTTTGCAAAAAAAGGCGAAGACAATAAAACCTATTACAGTCATCTGTATTCAGTCCTTGATATTTATCCGAATCAGACAATGGATGACGGAGCGGATCTTGTCGGGCTTCTTCACACCAAATACAAAAAACAGATTCCCGAAGTAATTGGGTCGACAGAAGAAACGACAACGGGCGTGATTCGGTTGAAGGCAATGGAACAAAAAGGAGATCTTAAAATACCCGTGGTGGCAGTTAATGATAATCTGACGAAACATTTGTTTGACAACAGATACGGAACAGGTCAATCGACGATTGACGCTTTGATGAGGTCTACCAATAAACTGATAGCCGGTAGTATTTTTGTCGTTTGCGGGTACGGATGGTGCGGACGAGGTGTTGCAATGCGGGCACGCGGCATGGGAGCACAGGTTGTGATCTGTGAAGTCGATCCCGTGAAAGCTCTGGAAGCCGTGATGGACGGATATCTGGTGATGCCTCTTGAGAAAGCAATTATGAATGCGGATTTTGTGGTATCGGTCACCGGCGGCAAGCACATCGTTGATGAAAAGCATCTCAAAAAAGCAAAAGACGGAGTCATTCTTGCTCAGGCAGGACATTTTGATATAGAAATCAATAAGGTGGCTTTGAAAAAACTGGCCAAGAAAATGACACGAGTGAGGCCTATGGTAGATGAATATGATTTCGGGAATCGTCGTGTATATCTCGTCGGAGAAGGACGATTGGTGAATTTAGCGGCAGCTGACGGGCATCCTGCCTCAGTTATGGATATGAGTTTCGCGGGACAGTCGCTTGCTGCCAAATACATTTGGGATCATGCAAAAACACTTGAGCCAAAAGTGTATGCACTCCCCTCCTTAATCGATGAAGAGATTGCGGCATTGAAGCTGGCAAGCAAAGGAATCAGTATTGATAAACTGTCAAAAGAACAAAAGCATTATCTGAATTCATGGGAAGAAGGAACCTGA
- the lepA gene encoding elongation factor 4, with protein MKPSIRNFAIIAHIDHGKSTLADRLMEMTGTVEKNRHEEQMLDRNPISRERGITIKLAPVRMKHTVDGQEIILNLIDTPGHVDFSYEVDRTLACVEGAILLVDATQGIQAQTIANTYKALDKNLTIIPVINKIDMPSAEVEKTKMQLMEFLGVSEDEIISISAKTGENVEKILETIITKIPEPHSYDAEASLEALIFDSYFDTHKGVIAFVRLFNGTAKELSSMKLAIGDVRFESPEVGMFTPELKRTKELVAGEIGYIVTNLKDIHNVRVGDTIVHPSNNKPLPGYRTVHPMVFASLFPTDPADYENLKKALDKIYLTDSALEYSAIYSQALGAGFRVGFLGLLHADVVRERLEREYNLSLVLTPPQVDYQIEQEQYKEPIVHIMIISPQDYVGNVMQLCEDHRAKFLTMDNKNQVTLEYEMPLSEMISGFFDSLKSVTSGYASFDWELLRYDFVDADKLSLLLNGDEIEEFSEIVVKDRAMEQAQFLTKRLKELIPRQQYEVKIQAQYKGRIIASERLSAYRKDVLTKNSKTVGAGDVGRKKKLLEKQKEGKKKMKMIGKVEVPKEAFMKLFNEK; from the coding sequence ATGAAACCTTCGATTAGAAACTTCGCAATCATAGCGCACATAGATCACGGCAAGTCTACACTTGCGGATCGTCTGATGGAAATGACGGGTACCGTTGAAAAAAACAGACATGAAGAACAAATGCTTGACCGCAATCCGATTTCACGTGAACGCGGGATCACGATCAAACTAGCACCGGTCCGCATGAAGCACACAGTTGACGGTCAGGAAATCATTCTTAACCTTATTGATACTCCCGGTCATGTTGATTTTTCATATGAAGTTGACCGGACGTTAGCTTGTGTTGAGGGCGCTATTCTTCTTGTTGACGCCACGCAGGGAATTCAGGCACAGACGATTGCAAATACATACAAAGCACTTGATAAAAACCTGACTATCATCCCGGTCATCAATAAAATCGATATGCCCAGTGCTGAGGTTGAGAAAACGAAAATGCAGCTGATGGAGTTTCTGGGAGTTTCTGAGGATGAGATTATTTCGATATCAGCTAAAACGGGTGAAAATGTTGAAAAGATCCTCGAAACAATCATTACAAAAATCCCCGAACCGCACTCATATGATGCGGAAGCCTCTCTTGAAGCTCTGATTTTTGATTCATATTTCGACACCCATAAGGGAGTCATTGCATTCGTAAGACTATTTAACGGGACGGCAAAGGAACTGTCATCCATGAAGCTTGCAATCGGTGATGTCAGATTTGAATCTCCGGAAGTCGGGATGTTTACTCCTGAATTGAAAAGGACAAAAGAATTAGTCGCCGGCGAAATCGGATATATTGTCACAAATCTGAAAGACATTCACAATGTCAGGGTCGGAGACACGATCGTGCATCCTTCAAATAACAAACCACTGCCAGGGTACCGGACGGTTCATCCCATGGTTTTTGCATCTCTCTTCCCTACTGATCCTGCTGATTATGAAAATCTCAAAAAAGCGCTTGATAAAATATACCTTACGGATTCGGCACTTGAATACAGTGCCATTTACAGTCAGGCTTTAGGAGCGGGTTTTAGAGTAGGATTCTTAGGTCTTTTGCATGCGGATGTGGTACGTGAACGGCTGGAGCGTGAATACAATCTCAGTCTGGTGCTCACACCTCCGCAGGTGGATTACCAGATCGAGCAGGAACAATACAAAGAACCGATTGTCCATATTATGATCATTTCTCCTCAGGATTATGTCGGAAATGTCATGCAGCTTTGCGAAGATCATCGGGCGAAGTTCCTTACAATGGATAATAAAAATCAGGTCACTCTCGAATACGAAATGCCTTTGTCTGAAATGATTTCCGGATTTTTCGACAGTCTTAAATCTGTGACTTCAGGCTATGCTTCTTTTGATTGGGAGCTTCTCAGGTATGATTTTGTAGATGCGGACAAGTTATCACTTCTTCTAAACGGTGATGAAATTGAGGAGTTTTCTGAGATTGTTGTGAAGGATCGTGCGATGGAACAGGCGCAGTTTCTGACAAAACGTCTAAAAGAACTTATCCCCCGCCAGCAATATGAAGTGAAAATCCAGGCGCAGTATAAAGGGCGTATTATTGCATCAGAAAGACTTTCTGCATACCGCAAAGACGTACTGACAAAAAACAGTAAAACGGTCGGGGCCGGTGATGTCGGACGGAAAAAGAAGCTTCTCGAAAAGCAGAAAGAAGGAAAGAAGAAAATGAAGATGATAGGAAAAGTGGAAGTGCCGAAGGAGGCATTCATGAAACTCTTTAACGAAAAGTAG
- a CDS encoding glycosyltransferase produces MSLFFTIIIPTRKISGILIDETLPAIGNQTFTSFEVIIVSDITGQDDQKLTQKYPWLRILSNGAKNRPGDKRDYAAKHAKGEVLAFIDDDVYPSKKWLFQAHKILQKEPEIAALGGPGTLPEKVSFWERIFDAVLRTWVGSGSYVYRFQPQPKRFVDDYPAMNLMLRKEIFASIGGFDNHHWPGEDSKLLNKFIVKEQKFILYHPDVQVFHHRRDSLSGHLAQHKNYGKTRGKFAAQGDQNSVHLMYVIPAFFTLYLAVLFVFFILKSPYLFTAAIPFFLYCGLLAYVFFETHLRTENLLIALGAILVIPITHVTYGFWFIVGYVREKMTNVTNRQDAKVNNGD; encoded by the coding sequence ATGTCTCTTTTTTTTACCATAATAATTCCGACAAGGAAAATATCCGGCATTCTTATCGATGAAACACTCCCTGCAATCGGAAATCAGACCTTTACATCATTTGAAGTAATCATTGTTTCGGATATTACGGGACAAGATGATCAGAAACTAACACAGAAGTATCCCTGGCTTCGGATTTTGTCTAACGGTGCCAAAAACAGGCCCGGAGATAAACGTGATTATGCAGCGAAGCACGCTAAGGGAGAAGTGTTGGCATTTATCGATGACGACGTATATCCTTCAAAGAAATGGTTGTTTCAGGCACATAAAATTCTGCAAAAGGAGCCAGAAATTGCCGCACTGGGAGGACCCGGGACACTTCCAGAAAAAGTCTCATTCTGGGAGAGGATATTTGATGCTGTTCTTCGGACCTGGGTAGGAAGCGGCTCATACGTGTACCGTTTTCAGCCGCAACCGAAACGGTTCGTCGACGATTATCCGGCAATGAATCTGATGCTTCGGAAAGAAATATTTGCAAGTATCGGCGGTTTTGACAATCATCACTGGCCGGGAGAGGACAGTAAATTATTGAACAAATTCATAGTCAAAGAACAGAAGTTTATCTTGTATCACCCTGACGTACAGGTGTTTCATCACAGGAGGGATTCACTTTCCGGTCATCTGGCACAGCATAAAAACTACGGAAAAACGAGGGGAAAATTTGCGGCTCAAGGAGATCAAAACTCGGTTCATCTCATGTATGTCATACCGGCTTTTTTTACTTTGTATCTTGCGGTCTTGTTTGTATTTTTTATACTGAAAAGTCCGTATCTTTTCACAGCTGCAATTCCGTTTTTTCTTTACTGCGGACTGTTAGCATATGTATTTTTTGAGACGCATCTGCGGACGGAAAATCTTCTTATCGCACTCGGAGCAATACTCGTCATCCCGATCACGCATGTGACCTACGGCTTCTGGTTTATTGTGGGGTATGTGAGAGAGAAAATGACAAATGTAACAAACCGCCAGGACGCTAAAGTAAATAATGGAGACTGA
- a CDS encoding tRNA dimethylallyltransferase, giving the protein MIHIITGQTATGKTAYALELARKLDGELINADSRQIYKRLDIITGKDLDLTDGTFIMHKQYNGLDIGYYGLKAGSRIWLYDILPPNKPFSAFEFVGLATQVIEDIQKRGKTPIIVGGTFFYIQQLLYGTSDFQVEPDQTLRSELNEKTVHELQKILREKNPDLFLSLNNSEKHNPQRLIRKIEIETHMKGGSAGNPNEPWNENDFSLVGFIYENKEDLRVRITERVEKRLQQGAIDEVKTLLDSGFQAQDPGMRTIGYAQVIEYLEGSTDKETMKERWISKEMQYAKRQLTLMKKDQHIRWEKV; this is encoded by the coding sequence ATGATCCATATTATCACGGGACAAACTGCGACCGGTAAAACTGCCTACGCACTGGAGCTCGCGCGCAAGCTTGACGGTGAACTCATCAATGCCGACTCAAGGCAGATATACAAGAGACTTGACATTATCACTGGGAAAGATCTGGATCTGACCGACGGGACATTTATCATGCATAAACAGTACAACGGTTTGGATATCGGATACTATGGATTAAAAGCCGGTTCACGGATCTGGCTGTATGATATTCTTCCTCCGAACAAACCGTTTTCTGCTTTTGAATTTGTCGGACTTGCAACCCAGGTCATTGAAGATATCCAAAAGCGGGGTAAAACGCCAATTATTGTCGGCGGTACTTTTTTCTATATTCAGCAGCTTCTTTACGGGACTTCCGATTTCCAGGTAGAACCTGATCAGACGCTGCGTTCTGAACTTAACGAAAAAACGGTTCATGAACTGCAAAAAATTCTCAGGGAAAAAAACCCGGATCTGTTTTTGTCTCTCAATAACAGCGAAAAACATAATCCTCAACGACTCATCAGAAAAATTGAGATTGAGACACATATGAAAGGCGGATCGGCAGGAAATCCAAATGAACCTTGGAATGAAAATGACTTTTCCTTAGTCGGTTTTATATACGAAAATAAAGAAGATCTCAGAGTACGGATTACGGAAAGAGTAGAGAAGAGACTGCAGCAAGGAGCCATTGATGAAGTAAAAACACTGCTTGATAGTGGATTTCAGGCGCAGGATCCCGGAATGAGAACCATCGGGTACGCACAAGTTATCGAATATTTGGAAGGAAGTACAGACAAGGAGACAATGAAGGAACGATGGATCTCGAAGGAAATGCAATACGCCAAACGACAGCTGACATTGATGAAAAAAGATCAACACATCAGGTGGGAGAAGGTATAG